One stretch of Oncorhynchus clarkii lewisi isolate Uvic-CL-2024 chromosome 3, UVic_Ocla_1.0, whole genome shotgun sequence DNA includes these proteins:
- the LOC139405968 gene encoding protein MMS22-like, giving the protein MEEDISQSLTPPVSPFAGESQCELTPALPPCFSCASDPGRDDTWPLSSDGYIGRGSLKRLLLRLAPAPADYEDDTVDIFGFPWVTETALVESTKLLFGLFRQKLLKLETLVQSSSHDFGQASSLHYEAEDLRQQCVLFLQYVKVFLYRYLEPTCSLEEGPCHPYVELEAQLPSALLEELFGVTLLIGRLKDLPANIQSALTIQHQGKLFPPSWHLLHLHLDIHWSVLEILHLLGQRMQGQVVYAHQFVNLTGENLTNNSLFEEHLCNLLSDLTGMAMGKYSKVRPTEALTSHHYYCTCTKELWILLIHLLEHRSKVLHTQSFWNYMNTLLQSLISGQPAAEQYGVLPTHCKDPLGFTWWLVTHLAELGQYSRNGAFQNGKQLEDNWSFVCELLKSTCNPKRALQEDQIRMHVHCCLSLSLLWKPNNGTVATLWEYYSKNLSGLFTVPWLGVSGLGSVSRTPLALLDQARSCCSPSPLRSSGHTQLYRSANSFQIFLRVLALYLAQENAGGAPWRQIKGRVYSKFHQRRMQELSEAGLMNFLLLFVVVARQAELEDVAGRACELLGLLPPDSPPAQRSLVWRGQLALLMLFQERGLDVGAQASWLAASFSQTAREFYLKTTEPSRRLALWGPLGSYLEGVAEVFETSASLGLSEEKLLNEGFGLLLPACRQSELSSTLGFLQIVLRELRRVHQRNVQPGHSACPPGVWLPPPSASMGKDRHLAVAAALWAHFFPFLRSLRLSNTPPAQLADAAAGFTLLAFDLPSSAPQDLQPNPIQSIMQCFSWDDMLHPLLVTRYLPHLLQNSELVYSVSSGCGGSVSGSAQTLSVRAWFRCVLQQHIHKNPDGTDSRAGRALEEQLSELTRLVLRLPEVDSLLQKAGLQPGAGSKLVPRSALEMFIKAVGRVYSGLQVLSERSAMVTRALDYTGDIMKYIKHYLVNKSPQEGLLLAYWAVGYIVKHWSPLLATSKAQHLLFNIVNGLLLPNSLSGLDKALRDSLPLYLQGLSIATSMSQSQGAYLKKQLRDVISKYLDHFLPATPSVGAIANHPVLLAACEATPTPRGAALRRSILQVISENFLHFKGNAPPPRLVTVLAFLLELLRRNNDSDPALLTMPLPSLLRCLKLVNEPHVRRTSTEALQLVVERCSAAAGGAPCDQTVTVLRSFVEENEGLYDRQVYSVLETIAVLDSHVVQVLIPVLSLSLRNTEHKRGLGKNTTLRNAYRNLLTLLGDGGQAEIISLEED; this is encoded by the exons ATGGAAGAGGACATCAGCCAGTCGCTGACCCCGCCGGTGTCACCCTTCGCAGGGGAAAGCCAGTGTGAGCTGACCCCAGCCCTGCCACCCTGTTTCTCCTGTGCATCTGACCCGGGTCGGGATGACACCTGGCCACTGTCATCTGACGGTTATATTGGCAGGGGCTCCCTGAAACG GCTGCTGTTACGTCTGGCCCCAGCCCCTGCAGACTACGAAGATGACACAGTGGATATCTTTGGTTTCCCATGGGTGACAGAGACCGCTCTGGTGGAATCGACCAAGCTTTTGTTTGGCCTGTTCAG GCAAAAGCTTCTTAAATTAGAGACCCTGGTGCAGTCCAGCTCTCATGACTTTG GCCAAGCCAGCAGCCTCCATTATGAGGCAGAAGACCTTAGGCAACAATGTGTGCTGTTTCTCCAATATGTCAAAGTCTTCCTATACAG GTACCTGGAGCCCACCTGTTCCCTGGAGGAGGGCCCCTGTCACCCCTATGTGGAGCTGGAGGCTCAACTACCCTCTGCTCTGCTGGAGGAGCTCTTTGGGGTCACCCTCCTCATAGGGCGTCTCAAAGACCTGCCAGCCAACATCCAGAGTGCCCTCACCATACAGCACCAGGGCAag CTGTTTCCTCCCTCCTGGCATTTGTTACACCTCCACCTGGACATCCACTGGTCAGTATTGGAGATTCTCCACCTGCTGGGGCAGAGGATGCAAG GTCAGGTGGTGTACGCCCACCAGTTTGTGAACCTGACAGGGGAGAACCTGACCAACAACAGCCTGTTTGAGGAGCATCTCTGCAACCTGCTCTCTGACCTCACGGGCATGGCCATGGGCAAATACAGCAAG GTAAGGCCTACTGAGGCCCTGACCAGCCATCACTACTACTGCACCTGCACCAAAGAGCTGTGGATACTACTTATACACTTACTGGAACACAGGAGCAAAGTGTTACACACACAG TCTTTCTGGAACTACATGAACACACTGCTGCAGTCTCTGATCAGTGGCCAGCCTGCAGCAGAGCAGTACGGTGTGCTCCCTACACATTGTAAAGACCCTCTGGGCTTCACCTGGTGGCTTGTCACTCACTTGGCTGAGCTGGGACAATACAGCCGCAACGGGGCCTTCCAAAACGGG AAACAGCTGGAGGACAACTGGAGTTTTGTGTGTGAGCTGCTCAAGTCCACCTGTAACCCCAAG agagCGCTACAGGAGGACCAGATCAGAATGCACGTCCACTGCTGCCTGAGTCTGTCTCTGCTATGGAAACCTAACAATGGCACTGTCGCCACACTCTGGGAGTACTACAGCAAAAACCTG AGCGGTTTGTTCACAGTGCCCTGGTTAGGGGTGTCGGGGCTCGGCAGCGTGAGCAGAACCCCCCTGGCCCTGTTGGACCAGGCCCGAAGCTGctgctccccctccccccttcgTTCCTCCGGCCACACCCAGCTGTACCGCTCAGCCAACTCCTTTCAGATCTTCCTCAGAGTGCTGGCTCTCTACCTGGCCCAGGAGAACGCAGGCGGCGCCCCTTGGAGGCAGATCAAGGGCAG GGTGTACTCCAAGTTCCACCAGCGGCGGATGCAGGAACTATCCGAGGCTGGGCTGATGAACTTCCTGCTGCTGTTCGTAGTGGTGGCCCGGcaggccgagctggaggacgtGGCCGGCCGGGCCTGTGAGTTGCTGGGCCTGCTCCCTCCGGACTCCCCCCCTGCCCAGCGGAGCCTGGTGTGGAGGGGCCAACTGGCTCTCTTAATGCTCTTCCAGGAGAGGGGCCTTGACGTGGGGGCCCAAGCTAGCTGGCTGGCCGCCTCCTTCTCTCAGACAGCCAGGGAGTTCTACCTGAAGACCACAGAACCGTCTCGCCGCCTGGCCCTCTGGGGCCCCCTGGGGTCCTACCTAGAGGGCGTGGCCGAGGTTTTTGAGACGAGCGCAAGTCTCGGTCTGTCGGAGGAGAAGCTACTCAACGAGGGGTTCGGtctgctgctgcctgcctgccgccAGTCGGAGCTGAGCTCTACCCTGGGCTTTCTGCAGATCGTGCTGAGGGAGTTACG GAGGGTCCATCAGCGCAATGTCCAGCCTGGCCACTCGGCATGTCCCCCCGGTGTCTGGCTGCCTCCTCCCAGTGCCAGCATGGGTAAAGACCGCCACCTAGCGGTTGCAGCAGCTCTCTGGGCCCACTTTTTCCCCTTCCTCCGCAGCCTGCGCCTTTCCAACACCCCTCCTGCCCAACTGGCTGATGCTGCCGCAG GATTTACACTGCTGGCCTTTGACCTTCCTAGCTCTGCCCCCCAAGACCTCCAGCCCAACCCCATCCAGTCCATCATGCAGTGCTTCAGCTGGGACGACATGCTTCACCCCCTGCTAGTGACTCGCTACCTACCCCACCTGCTCCAGAACAG TGAGCTGGTGTATTCAGTGAGCTCCGGCTGTGGAGGTTCCGTGTCGGGCTCAGCCCAGACCCTGTCTGTGAGAGCCTGGTTCCGCTGTGTTCTGCAGCAGCACATCCACAAGAACCCAGATGGCACGGACAGCAGAGCAG GCAGGGCTCTGGAGGAGCAGTTGTCGGAGCTCACTAGGCTCGTATTAAGGCTCCCTGAGGTGGACTCCCTACTGCAGAAGGCCGGGCTGCAGCCTGGAGCCGGCAGCAAGCTAGTGCCCAGGTCTGCTCTGGAGATGTTCATCAAG GCTGTGGGGCGTGTGTACAGTGGGCTGCAGGTGTTGTCTGAGCGTTCTGCCATGGTCACCCGTGCTCTGGACTACACAGGGGACATCATGAAGTATATCAAACACTACCTGGTCAATAAGAGTCCTCAGGAGGGGCTGCTGCTGGCCTACTGGGCTGTGG ggtACATTGTGAAGCACTGGAGTCCCCTGCTGGCCACCTCCAAGGCCCAGCATCTGCTCTTCAACATTGTCAACGGGCTGCTCCTCCCTAACTCTCTGTCCGGGCTGGACAAGGCCTTGAGGGACAGCCTGCCCCTCTACCTGCAG GGTCTGTCTATAGCAACCAGTATGTCTCAGTCTCAGGGTGCCTACCTGAAGAAGCAGCTCCGGGATGTCATCTCCAAGTACCTCGACCATTTCCTGCCTGCCACGCCATCGGTTGGAGCCATAGCTAATCACCCGGTGCTGCTGGCGGCCTGCGAGGCCACGCCCACCCCGCGTGGGGCGGCACTGAGAAGGAGCATCCTGCAGGTGATCAG tGAGAACTTCTTGCATTTCAAAGGCAACGCCCCTCCTCCCCGCCTGGTCACGGTCCTGGCCTTCCTATTGGAGCTGCTGAGACGGAACAATGACAGTGACCCCGCCCTGCTCACcatgcccctcccctctctgctccgCTGCCTGAAGCTGGTCAACGAGCCTCACG TGAGGAGGACCAGTACAGAGGCCCTGCAGCTGGTGGTGGAGAGATGTTCGGCCGCCGCAGGGGGTGCACCATGTGACCAGACCGTCACTGTCCTACG gTCCTTTGTGGAGGAGAACGAGGGGTTGTATGACAGACAGGTGTACAGTGTTCTGGAGACGATAGCTGTTCTGGACAGTCATGTGGTCCAGGTCCTGATCCCTGTTCTGTCGCTGAGTCTGAGGAACACAGAACACAAGAGAGGACTGGGCAAGAACACCACACTGAG GAATGCATACAGGAATTTGCTGACTCTGCTGGGGGACGGTGGTCAGGCGGAGATCATCAGCCTGGAGGAGGACTGA